The genomic segment CCTGGCAATCCTTCGAGAAACTCGCGAACCTCACCTGACGACCATGCCCCGAGTCCCTTCAGGCTGTAGGAGCCCATTCGAGAGGCGATGATATCCAACACCTCCAGCATACGCCCCGCTTTGACGTTGGCGATGCCGGCCACCCGAATGAATCCGGCTAGGGTTTCCTGATCCAGAGCAGCTACGTCCTTCCAGGAGGGAATTGCTTTCGTCAGGGTGGAAAAAGCCCTATCCCGATTGTTGTCGTTGGTGTTCTGAGACAGGATGGTCAGCATCAGGCCATCCAGGGGCTCGTCAAAGGGGACCACCCGAGGGTGGGCCTCCTGTCCCCACATAGCTTCCAGATCGTTAAGGATGGATGCTACCGTGGCACTATCCAGAGGAGGGAGGAGAACCTCCCGAGGTTCGGGGAGATCCGCAAGTCGGCTCACCGGATAGGATCCTCGTTGTCCTTTTCCCCAGATCGTTTTTTCGACGATTCTTTATTTTCTCCAGAAAGTTCTTTGTTGATTCGGGCCGCATCCTT from the Dethiosulfovibrio peptidovorans genome contains:
- a CDS encoding DNA lyase encodes the protein MWGQEAHPRVVPFDEPLDGLMLTILSQNTNDNNRDRAFSTLTKAIPSWKDVAALDQETLAGFIRVAGIANVKAGRMLEVLDIIASRMGSYSLKGLGAWSSGEVREFLEGLPGVGPKTAACVLVFDLGIPAFPVDTHVARFCRRMKWVPHNMPPPRIQAYMETVVPESRKKGAHLNIISHGKAICVARSPRCSGCGIRTRCPSAVL